The Nomia melanderi isolate GNS246 chromosome 4, iyNomMela1, whole genome shotgun sequence genome segment tattgtattaacactaaaactaccgagcagttaatttgagttcttgaaatttctctataaaatctCCGAGAGTGTATTTGTTGTGAGTTGAATTGATTTAGATTTCAGTTTGCATGGTGTtgaatcaatttgtttaataatttttcagagaaatatttgttatctttttaataattgcacaaaGAAGACGTtcggaatgggtcattttgacccgtctggtaattttaatgttaacgtaACAGGATGTGTACGTTAgaacttttatttgaaaaatatttttggaaatgtggaatataaatgtgaatttctttttaataaatgacTTCTATAAGTCAGATTACTACGTAATCATTATTCTGAATGGCTTATATAAAACACTTCACTCTAGTGTTTAAGTTTGAGATATGTATACGTGATcatgtatattttctataatttagtGTTTCCTGAGAAAAGTTATTGTAATGAAACGAATAACAaaggtatttttattttcttccacAGGTAGGATGAAATCGTAAAACTTCTATCGTCTGAATAATTACTGATCTTCGAATAATTACTATCCAAGGTGTCACGAATACGTGGAGACCTCTTCATATGGCCCAATATATGCAAGATAATGTTTACCAGGTAGAGGTACATAAATTCCTAAGTCTTCCCTGAATTAAAGTAACAGGAAGAGAACGCGGATAGCATATAACAGAGCGGTTGGGTTGAAAGGGAGGAGTACCTTTTAGGAGTTTAGAGATTACACTTGGGGGGGGAGCTAGTAGCAATGCAGAGGTGAATCTCACAAGAGCAAGCCGCTCATTCCCACGAAGGATTCGACAGAACTTATAATACCTACGATGTGGGATCGGTTGCGGCACGCTTCCATCTACTATCACCCTCTTGACGCTATCGTTCCGTCTTTAGACACCTTCTGCTCCTTTGCATCGCTACGCGTTTGTAATTCAGTGTTAAGTGCCACTTATCTGGGTTTCGGGGGCCCGAATCTTTCTGCGAAATCTAtggttttacatttaaaatgtcTATACCACCATCGTCGAAGAATCGTTGAATACTTATACACTATGTTCGTTTTATTTGTGTACAATGGAATATTTCCCTAATTATCGAGGATACGAAAAGATGTTTCAGATgagagtttcttttttattttttatcagttattatatGTCGCATCAACTTCTTGGGTTATCAGCGACAACGGAGGGAGGATGGTTTGTAAATCATTGTACAGCGTGGTTTGTTTCAGATATTGTAGCAGGTTTGATATTGTTTCGCCGTCTTTAAAGTTGTCTTTTAGTTCGGGTTTGATATTGAGTCGGTTTCTTATCGATGTATATAATTCGTATTGCAGTGTGTGATCTAGATAAGAGTCATTTAATGATCAGGGACATTTAATAAGCTGTATCGATAgtttttacattgttatttaaaagGATTTTAGGgttaatggaattttttttaAGTAGAACTACGTATATTCATTAatgtcagttttattttttaagattttaagtCAACGATGGCTATAACTTTGAactctaattaataatatatcgactatttttgtaaatattcgtaGGAAGCCTCACCTTCTGTATGTCTACCATAATGTCCCGCGAGTGTCTAAACAATTGAATATCATCTCAATATTGTTAATTGTACTAATTTAAAGTATTCAATGAtagtatgtattatttattattaaagagtatgagaaatttaatattttaataataaccgAATTAAATTTTTTGGAAGGTTGGAATGTTTTtaagaagaataagaaaaaatgttttaaatactgGAGGTCATGTAGATGGCtaactgaaattttataaaatgttgcatttatacagaaagaagaaaattatcgTCTTTATCCATTCTCTTGTCATGAATTTTCCATGAATccaatgttaaaataaatattagtccCACTGCATTATCACgaaagatattaaataattacggAAATATTCGACTGTACACAAATAAAACGGAAGCACTGTGTATCAGTGAACGTGGACTAAGACCAACAAGATGTTTGGAATTGTAATACATAAACGatttaactaaaaatatttattaattttcaatattttaatgaaaatgtaaacCTTATAATATATCGCAAATATTCTTGGACGTCTGtccataaatatatttgttacatttggAAATAATCAAATTCGCATTAACTATGACGATTTAGTAGtgagattttttaatattttcctactaattatttattttaaacactCTTTATCCTTTGCAAAAGTTCGttcttttttaatgttgtttgatatttcataagcgactaattaattttctttgtaatgAACGCTAGGTAATTATGAATACACCATAATTGTTGTGACGGCATAACGAGACGCAGAAAAGATTTTCTTGCCGAGCGGATGCTTTAGCCCAGGTAGCACGGATAAGCAAACATCGGCGTCGCAGACCCGTGCGGATGCGTAAATTTGCCGAGCCCTAAAACGGGCAATGAAGCAAATAAACAAGCTAGCTCCGCACGTGGGGAAAATCTTTTCTGAACGGAATCACGGGGATTTCCGTGTACCTCATATCTTTCTCTACGGACAAAGATGTGGGGGTGAAGGGACGTCTTCGTGGAAGCCGCCGTGGCAACAAGAACCACTTCACGTTCGTTCGTTCTGGCGGTAGGTCAGACACAAATTCTTCCGCGTACTTTTTAAGCGTTGactaataaataagtgttaccGTTAAATAATGTCAGTCATTTCGCACCCTACTCTCACAATTGTGTACTTTGTAAACATGTTTTATAAAGATATTCGAGTAGTTagttttattacataaatatattcttttctattacATATAAATTCTTATAGATACATTACTTTTTTAATGATCATGTATCgaaagaacaatttttaatgatcATGTTTAAAAGTCTCAAAAAAATTTTCTACAGATAAATCATTTGTAAGTGTCATGTATTTACCGTGTCTTGCGATGTGCAAATTCTTACTGTAAAAGATGACTCTCTCAGTCATTGTTTCTACAAGGTAACTCTGAACACTTCGAACTTGGCAAGTTTTCTACCACAATTGCACCAAAATCAGCGAATGTCACTTTAGCATATTTCGTCATTAGTCGTCGATGATTTTATGTGACACAATAAATTAgaattactatttaatttaatttctctcATTCCTAGCCTAATAAATAAACCGCTAGAATTTGTGCGGTGATTATTTCACCGGTTTATGCGGCAATATTTACTCTACCTTTAAAGATTTAACTATgtaaagtttcataaatttcttgaTACTCCTATAAATGACACATGGAACTAACAACGTAATGGTCAGGCTCAAAATGCAAAAAACAACGAAGACAGCAAAAATATCGATGTGGTGTATCTTGTAGATCTCCATATCTTGGAAATGGCTTCGAATATGTTTCGCCCCTTTGTGACGGATAGCGTGCTCTATCCACCACATAGCGAGATCCATCGGATGCTGCGGCAGGTCGTGCAACAAGTCACTAAGCTTCCTGATATTTTCTTTGTAACTAAACGTGAGACGACAGAAGACAAAGGACTTAATTACTCGGTGACGCTATTATCTGGATTAAAAGTAGGAGGGGTAAGGGTCGTGTCTTAGAGAGAACACAAAGATTCAATGGGAGAAAACATCCTCAATGGGAAAATCCGTTGAACCGACTGATTAAAGACAAGTAATTACCTTTGATTTGTGATTACTTTTAGAATGGTTTGTTTGAATGTTTCTTTGTCGATATTGGCGAACTGCAATACCTCCGCCACACCATGATCGTTTAATGCCCAAACATTCAAAAATTGATCAGCGAAGACAGGCATGCCTAGCAATGGCACTGCGTATTCTAACGCCTCTTCTGTACTCTGAAGGCCGCCTTGATAGATGAACAATACGATGTTCGGATGTGCTACGGAAAATAAGAGTATAATACAGGGTGTCCTGTTTTAAACGATTAATTGTCATCAGTTTATTCTATGAgtagaaacaagaaaaaaaatctTATATGAATATACACCGGTCCAgagtatttaaaatcgatatgttCGTAATAGAAATGGACATCTCAAACCTGTATTATTGTGTTATTGCATTGAAATTTTAAGATACCTAGTATCCGGCGAgtacaatatattcattataaatatatcgattttagATACTTCTGAGGAACAGTGTAAGTGTCGAAACGATTTattctaaaagtatataagaaatatttgtttttattattatgtttccatttttaaataCCATCCCTTGTTTTAAATACACGCTTGATATCTTTGAGGTTCAGTTTGTCACTTTCTGGCTTGGATACTTTCTTTCATGTTTGTTCTTGTTTCGAATTAAACCTTCTATTATACGCTATAGCTTTTATTATTCTCCACATATATGTTTCTTGTGTAATCGTGTTGTAAAGCGTTTGCAgatgtatgtttatataatattcattttgtttctACTCATAGAACAAACTGGTAAAGTTGGATGGTTTAATACTCAGTTTTTTCGTACAATACACTgagttattttcaataatatcaatGTGACCAtagtacacctgaccctcgatttacgcaaaaatccgttccacgtgggttcgttttacgcgaacgaaaatcgcgtaaatagagcctgtcggtacaggagaaaacaaaatgttaaagagaaaagctggtataagttttagaaatatatatttatttcacatggcctaacaaaagaaataatagtaatggcaatctagaaaacaaaagtatattttattcagtgtttctaaattcagatcgcgttaATTGAGATCGCGCGTAGAAACTatcgtatttaaaaaatagtattcCAATTTATCACAtaaaaaagaggctcgcgtgaaaaaagtctgtgtaaatcgagggtcaagtgtatatagtattatttttgatattatatttaccaATAATTCATTAACTATAGGTAATTGCTTGATATTTTcgaatgaatgtttaaaatacTAACCGAGAACTTGTTCTTGAGGACACCACTTTCGTAAAATTACATTATCAGGCTTGTTTTCCAGATCAATCTCAGATTTCCAGAGGACTGTGTATGGTAGCTCTGCGAATACTGACAATATCATGTTTCTTATATGAAGAGGTAACTGTTTAACGTTCACATTAGAACCCATACTCATGTATATGAATCCAGACTTTGCATTGTCTAGTTCAGTTTGTAGATCCTAGatgggaaattaaaaaaaatgaataaatatttaaataccataATTTATCGAAATAAGACCACAAAAGATGTGAGGTAATACgcagattataattatttaatatttacacgtttatcttgtcACGAAAAGAAATTCACTAATAGCAGTATACTATTTCgtatattcttttgttatatttctatGTCTATAATCTCAGAtgctttaaataataatgagaaTACATTAATGGACATATGAAAACATTAGTTTAGAAAGTTTTTTTGGTATTTTGATAATTACCGGAGGCAGACGTTTATTCTTAGTATGGTTTGAGAAACGACATCCACCAATGTGTATGATACCAGGAACCGTTGGTCGACTATCGGTGAAATACTGATGAACacttaataacaaaatatctatTTGGTTTTTAACTGTTTCAATTGGTGGTACAGTATCACCGAAATGTTTTCGCATTACTTTCTCCTGAATTGGTAAATTCTGATAGTAATACATGTACGCGATGCGCGAAGTAAAATAGGCCTGATATATTCGATCAAATAAACCATCTATTCGTTTACCAGTTACTGGACTTCGTGCAGAAGATTCCAGTAAATTTAATCCTGCATTACAACAAATATATGCATTAGTTATATAGAATGTAAACGATCTATTATGTTTTcttacaaataaacaaataaagttTCCTGAATAAGTTTTCTCTTTCAACTTTCCACCGAACAAggaaaacatttatttgtttctcaAACAAAAGTTTAATCCAAAGGTAACTAAACTTTTACCAGGGGTTATTGGTAAATAGATATTATAGAGTCTGTTATACAGTTACTATTATTACACTGTACTATTATACAGTCGACCATTTTTTTCAACTGGAACATCTCTTTGCTACAatcttcaataaatatttacaataggGGAACATTTATCAATACCTTCAACACTGTTAACATAGACATTCTTTGTAGTTAATCCTAAGAAAAAATTACTGATTccttaaaaagatattaattgttaaaaataaaacacaaagggacattcattttccaaaattattgaatacaattgtagtatttagaatttttagcgtaggttaaggtacttttaggaagagtgaatgtaagaatgagtgtgagtgaaggacaggctgtaaaacggtcgagggaaagtggtcTGCACAACGTTACGGACCTAAAACTGCAGGGCCAGTTTTCCAGGGGGGCAtctgagtgtttgtgatgagtacgagtgagaagaatgcttgtgggggagagaatgatttttgggagagaatgtctgtaaaagaGTGGCAAgagcagagtcgtgtgttggcctccgtggcattgagttgtattttttacgtgttgtccgtgttgtttccatattttattaaatacatatatttattcctagttctcgattactaaagatccactctttcacgatctataatatagtaaccactatacaatatttgtttaaaatttgaatgttagtTAGAGGAAGGTCCACCCCCCGTTCTGTATCTCCACCCTGAAATAATCTACCATAATCGAATTTTACCGtcgaattatatttaacatgaCTTAATTTGGTTTATATTAAGGATGAGTTAGATTATTCTCATTAACCTATTATTCCCTCCCTCTCCAAAGTAACATTCTCCCTTCTTTACGTAAAGAAATCTCAAGTATTTCCTTGgaaaatatagtatttttaaaagtcaatgaatttttaagtaGAATGAACAACTAAAACCTTTTGGAAGCAACTGGAAAAAATGTTCCTGATAACATATGTCAACCTCAAACTCGACTCATCTATAATATGAATAATGGAAAATACCACAATTTAAGCTATCAATAACTTTTTAAGGATAACGAGCGACAGTTACAATCTCTTTCAGCTTACTCGAGAGACCATCCTCGACAATATatgtcaaatttaaaataattggaaCATGTTCCTCTATTGTAAATATTCGTCCAATCTTCTAGTCatgaagaaatttaattgtcTGCAATTTTTAACTTTAGAAAACAACGGAGGAAAAATATGCAATGCATAGGATGGTTGTCTTTGCAGTTTTTCACCTCAAAAGCGATTTTGTTATctatacatgtaaaatattaaatttcaagtcatttatattatattaattagttattcATTTTAGGTTAATTAGATTTCAAGTTGTAAACTTGTTCCTCGTTATGTTATTATTTACGCCCGTGCTGACCAGCCTTACGCGTAACATTATTAACGGTTCGTCATGGTTCAGAGAAACCattaattttgaataacttgAAAACGAACAGGAAATCGTAATTTAATTACTCTTGATTTATGTCTAAATTAAAGAACTTATAGAGTTTATCGAATTAGACTTTAAATAGGTTTAATCGACTTGAAACTTAcatataatgataaaaatagtgTTGAATGTCTTAAAACTGAttcatgttttaataatattttaaaagttagCTATTCATTTAGATTAACATGTTATTGGTTATTCGAACAAAGAAATTCTTATGAAAAACTTTAAAACATTTATGTCAAGAGTACGAGGATATCGAATGTCATCAAATATTCTCCTTGATTATTGAGagtatatttcattgaattagtCCAATCGCGCGAAAAGATATTCCTTTATTAAATACCTACATATTCAAAACCataatttcaagtaaaacaCATACCGAAGTGAATCTGTTGTGGGATTATAAGGTCCAGCGATGATACTCCAATGATCGGTATATTTAGTCGAATTGACACTGCGTTCAGAGCATCGTAGGCGAGTTGTTGTATCAGGATCGCGTCGAACTTTTCTGTAGTTCGCGGATCTATGATTTGTTGCATTACAGGGTGAGAGAGCACTGTATCGCTGACCTCCTCTCCAAACTCTACTACATTGTGCATAAAGGACAATATGCCTTCCTGTTGTCCCACTTTGTAAAAGTCCATTTTGCTTTTCCATTTACGGGTTAAAATGCTTACGTCGACTTCCGTATAATTCGTTAGATTTACATTTGTAGGATAGGCTGTGAATATAACCACTTCATGACCACGTCTCACAAGTTCGTTCGTCAGCGCTCTAAAAATCACCTGGAAAAGATGAAAgtaaccggttttaaaattctaGGCTTTTTTTTCgtgtatgtaattttaatatcaatttctgtATTGTTAGATTACTCAGTTTTTCAATCcttgcctttccttttgtttttgttttcactacaaaacatttatcatctaacttgttcatatttattttgcagccagttatttgactgattacggcaggaaaagtgtcggtacagttagtgttaaacgaatttttatgattttatggtGTCCACGGTAAATTGATGTTTTACGGTTAATTTGTGA includes the following:
- the LOC116425206 gene encoding UDP-glycosyltransferase UGT5-like; protein product: MLRLTISVIIVAISSIAAGSRILGIAPYPAHSHQVIFRALTNELVRRGHEVVIFTAYPTNVNLTNYTEVDVSILTRKWKSKMDFYKVGQQEGILSFMHNVVEFGEEVSDTVLSHPVMQQIIDPRTTEKFDAILIQQLAYDALNAVSIRLNIPIIGVSSLDLIIPQQIHFGLNLLESSARSPVTGKRIDGLFDRIYQAYFTSRIAYMYYYQNLPIQEKVMRKHFGDTVPPIETVKNQIDILLLSVHQYFTDSRPTVPGIIHIGGCRFSNHTKNKRLPPDLQTELDNAKSGFIYMSMGSNVNVKQLPLHIRNMILSVFAELPYTVLWKSEIDLENKPDNVILRKWCPQEQVLAHPNIVLFIYQGGLQSTEEALEYAVPLLGMPVFADQFLNVWALNDHGVAEVLQFANIDKETFKQTILKVITNQSYKENIRKLSDLLHDLPQHPMDLAMWWIEHAIRHKGAKHIRSHFQDMEIYKIHHIDIFAVFVVFCILSLTITLLVPCVIYRSIKKFMKLYIVKSLKVE